The following proteins are encoded in a genomic region of Candidatus Leptovillus gracilis:
- a CDS encoding M23 family metallopeptidase, with amino-acid sequence MIQTPQYPLRPLLWLLALLTITACRPAIAASNTPPASSPIPTAYPPTATHHSPPATAYPPPATLTPPATPTTAPTAVATATPVPPPPTFANPPDDNLGQTAVAFNAELIRPEPTNTGLWQYTADSFIHPLALVVGMGQDVAYLLDGGRVLALNLAQPAPPEIVLAPGDVVEGVTVLEPLDLFAAPDGLLALDRAGDVYRRDWGSQTWALDRYDRPISDKSSHYYVALDGAANGRYLLETSYDYVLLYANGAQQALWVLPEERGVDLVASGGSVYVLLQAMDTESGSLRLYRDTASVTSFRPPAIIHQPRQVLADETAVYVLDENGRRLLVLAADSGRLLQLWQMPTAVSAIGLTPQGDLLLAGRDRLYFANQPQQLAAIGGGTPLSGAQPHDPDFLAGIDGFVSPIGPNLAARDLQMPGAPRHYRLGVHQGADFYWRLDSPVYAAADGTVIRATLDYAPPFPADFFAWQTESQQLGYTSEAGLDFYRGRQVWIEHTGGLVSRYIHLNSIAYGIQEGQPIAQGQLLGTVGNSGSPASLESAEADAHLHFELWLGDHYVGQYLRPVETRYWLERILLGK; translated from the coding sequence GTGATACAAACACCGCAATACCCTTTGCGTCCGCTGCTCTGGCTGCTGGCGCTGCTAACCATCACCGCCTGTCGCCCGGCCATCGCCGCCAGCAACACGCCACCCGCCTCCTCCCCGATACCAACAGCCTACCCGCCTACCGCCACCCATCACTCGCCACCGGCCACTGCCTACCCGCCACCGGCCACCTTAACGCCGCCGGCCACCCCTACCACCGCGCCGACGGCCGTCGCCACCGCCACGCCCGTCCCCCCACCGCCCACCTTCGCTAATCCACCTGACGACAACCTGGGACAAACGGCCGTCGCCTTCAACGCCGAACTCATCCGCCCCGAACCGACCAATACCGGCCTCTGGCAGTACACCGCCGACAGCTTCATTCATCCATTGGCTCTGGTAGTAGGGATGGGGCAAGATGTGGCCTACCTGCTGGATGGCGGGCGCGTGTTGGCCCTGAACCTGGCGCAGCCTGCGCCGCCAGAAATTGTGCTGGCTCCCGGCGATGTGGTGGAGGGCGTTACCGTGCTGGAGCCGCTGGACCTGTTCGCCGCGCCCGATGGCCTGCTGGCGCTAGACCGCGCCGGCGATGTATACCGGCGCGATTGGGGCAGCCAAACCTGGGCGCTGGACCGCTACGACCGGCCGATCAGCGACAAATCCAGCCATTATTACGTGGCGCTGGATGGGGCGGCCAACGGCCGTTACCTCCTGGAAACCAGCTATGATTATGTCTTGCTGTATGCCAATGGCGCACAGCAGGCGCTCTGGGTGCTGCCCGAAGAACGGGGCGTAGACCTGGTCGCCAGCGGGGGCAGCGTCTACGTGCTGCTTCAGGCAATGGATACTGAGAGCGGCAGCCTGCGCCTGTACCGCGACACGGCCAGCGTCACCAGTTTTCGCCCACCCGCCATCATCCACCAACCGCGCCAGGTATTGGCCGATGAAACGGCCGTCTACGTGTTAGATGAAAACGGCCGTCGTCTGCTGGTGTTGGCCGCCGATTCCGGCCGGCTGCTGCAACTCTGGCAGATGCCAACGGCCGTCAGCGCCATTGGCCTCACCCCCCAGGGCGACCTGCTGCTGGCCGGCCGCGACCGACTTTACTTCGCCAACCAGCCGCAGCAGTTGGCGGCCATCGGCGGTGGAACACCCCTCAGCGGCGCGCAGCCCCACGACCCAGACTTCCTGGCCGGGATTGATGGTTTCGTTTCGCCCATCGGCCCCAATTTGGCCGCCCGCGACTTGCAAATGCCCGGCGCGCCGCGCCATTACCGCCTGGGCGTCCATCAGGGCGCAGACTTTTACTGGCGGCTCGATTCGCCCGTATATGCCGCCGCTGATGGCACCGTGATTCGGGCCACGCTGGATTACGCCCCGCCCTTCCCGGCCGATTTTTTCGCCTGGCAGACAGAATCGCAGCAGTTGGGCTATACCTCGGAAGCCGGGCTGGATTTTTACCGCGGGCGGCAGGTGTGGATTGAACATACCGGCGGCCTGGTGTCGCGTTATATTCATCTGAACAGCATCGCCTACGGCATTCAGGAGGGGCAGCCCATTGCCCAGGGACAACTTCTCGGCACAGTGGGTAATTCCGGCTCGCCCGCCTCGCTGGAAAGCGCCGAAGCTGACGCCCACCTGCATTTTGAACTTTGGCTGGGCGATCATTACGTCGGCCAATATCTGCGCCCGGTAGAGACGCGCTACTGGCTGGAGCGCATTTTGTTAGGCAAATGA
- a CDS encoding rod shape-determining protein RodA: MNFNRATWRHFDIWLTAAVLLITAYGILMIRSAVTGAPALQQHPQLQLQWAVIGFVVMLVVAAIDYRFFTSSHWYIYGAFVAALLFVIVGGQINNDARRWISLGFIEIQPSEFGRIFLAITFAQFLASRQHLMHRFSNTILTLLYVGLPISLIFLQPDLGMSILFLVVWFVMIWLAGLPLSHFLILAALGISAAVVIYPNLAAYQQDRITTFLNPEAADPESVFNVDQAEVSVGTGGLFGKGYMQGTQSQLGFLRVQHTDFIFSMLTEEMGLMFGALPVLFVMGFILLRILRVSQLTPDPAGKYLTAGIAAILFFQTVVSVGMNVRILPVTGLTLPFVSYGGSSLVTLFIAIGMVQSVLMRHRKQDFG, from the coding sequence ATGAATTTTAATCGCGCAACCTGGCGTCATTTTGACATCTGGCTGACAGCGGCCGTGCTGCTGATAACCGCCTATGGCATTCTGATGATTCGCAGCGCCGTCACCGGCGCGCCGGCTCTGCAACAACATCCACAGTTGCAGCTTCAATGGGCGGTGATCGGTTTTGTCGTCATGCTCGTTGTAGCGGCTATAGATTACCGTTTCTTCACGTCTTCCCATTGGTACATTTACGGCGCATTTGTGGCTGCGCTGCTGTTTGTCATCGTTGGTGGACAAATTAACAACGACGCTCGTCGCTGGATCAGTCTGGGCTTCATCGAAATTCAGCCGTCTGAGTTTGGGCGTATTTTCCTGGCCATTACCTTTGCCCAATTTCTGGCGAGCCGCCAGCATCTCATGCATCGTTTCTCTAATACTATCCTTACCCTGCTGTACGTCGGTTTGCCAATCAGCCTGATTTTCCTTCAACCAGACTTGGGGATGTCCATTCTATTCCTGGTTGTCTGGTTTGTGATGATCTGGTTGGCCGGTTTGCCACTGTCCCACTTTTTGATTTTGGCAGCTCTAGGCATCTCGGCGGCGGTTGTTATCTATCCCAACCTGGCTGCTTATCAGCAAGATCGTATCACCACTTTCTTGAACCCAGAAGCGGCCGATCCTGAATCTGTCTTTAACGTGGACCAGGCAGAGGTGAGTGTGGGTACGGGTGGGCTGTTTGGCAAGGGCTATATGCAGGGTACACAGAGTCAGCTTGGTTTCTTGCGCGTGCAGCACACCGACTTTATTTTCTCTATGCTTACGGAAGAAATGGGCTTAATGTTTGGCGCGCTGCCTGTTTTGTTTGTGATGGGCTTTATTTTGCTGCGTATTCTGCGCGTCTCGCAGCTAACGCCTGACCCGGCCGGAAAGTATCTAACGGCCGGTATCGCGGCCATCCTCTTTTTCCAAACAGTGGTAAGCGTGGGTATGAATGTGCGCATTTTGCCCGTCACCGGTCTGACCCTGCCATTTGTTAGTTATGGCGGCAGCTCTTTGGTCACGTTGTTTATCGCCATTGGGATGGTGCAGTCTGTCCTGATGCGCCATCGTAAGCAGGATTTTGGATAG
- a CDS encoding NAD(P)/FAD-dependent oxidoreductase, translating into MEDNDVEKTIIIIGAGVAGLAAGCYAQMNGYRSQIFELHEIPGGLCTAWERKGYTVDGCIHYLFGSAPGQPFYRVWEELGAIQGRPMINHDEFMTIVDGNGRAFTAYADPDRLEAHMKALSPADADLIEAFCAGVRQFQQFDMALMQKKPRQLMNPADWLEFNRKIVPYAVPLAKWGMTSAQEFAAKFQDPLLRCAFPLMFGWADIPVMVGMSVLAYMATGNAGFPAGGSLAFAQAIERRYLAMGGEIRYKAQVEKILVENGRATGVRLYNDEIHQADYVISAADGRGTLFDMLGDEFVTPKVRKLYDGRLPIHSQILVALGVNRDLSALPHWTTYLLDKPLLIAGEERTAVAVKHFCFDPSLAPAGKSVIHLTLESNHGYWQRIYGRRLYDTEQLQVADILIDFLETKYPGIRADIEMKDVATPLSYERYTGNWLGSTCGWLLTDKTMMMMVKGMSKTLPNLEGFYMAGQWVEPGGSVPIVAMSGRNVIQLICHRDGREFVTATA; encoded by the coding sequence ATGGAGGACAATGACGTGGAAAAGACAATCATCATCATTGGCGCCGGCGTGGCCGGGCTGGCTGCCGGATGTTACGCCCAGATGAACGGCTATCGTTCGCAGATTTTTGAACTGCACGAGATTCCTGGTGGTTTGTGTACCGCCTGGGAACGCAAAGGGTATACCGTAGATGGCTGCATCCATTACCTCTTTGGCTCCGCGCCGGGGCAGCCGTTTTACCGCGTATGGGAAGAATTGGGCGCGATTCAGGGCCGGCCGATGATCAACCATGACGAGTTTATGACCATAGTGGACGGAAACGGCCGTGCTTTCACCGCTTACGCCGACCCCGACCGCCTGGAAGCCCACATGAAGGCGCTCTCGCCGGCCGACGCCGACCTGATCGAAGCCTTTTGCGCCGGCGTGCGGCAGTTTCAGCAGTTCGACATGGCTTTGATGCAGAAAAAGCCGCGCCAACTGATGAACCCGGCCGACTGGCTGGAATTTAACCGCAAAATCGTGCCCTATGCTGTGCCATTGGCAAAATGGGGCATGACCTCGGCGCAGGAATTTGCCGCCAAATTTCAGGACCCCCTGCTGCGCTGCGCTTTCCCGCTGATGTTTGGTTGGGCGGATATTCCAGTGATGGTGGGCATGTCGGTGCTGGCGTATATGGCCACGGGCAACGCCGGTTTCCCGGCGGGCGGCTCGCTGGCCTTTGCCCAGGCCATCGAGCGGCGTTATTTGGCGATGGGCGGCGAGATTCGCTACAAGGCGCAGGTGGAGAAGATTTTGGTGGAAAACGGCCGTGCCACAGGTGTGCGTCTGTACAACGATGAAATCCACCAGGCCGATTATGTGATCTCCGCCGCCGATGGGCGGGGCACGCTGTTCGACATGCTGGGCGACGAGTTTGTGACGCCCAAGGTGCGCAAATTATACGACGGCCGTTTACCCATCCATTCGCAAATCCTGGTCGCCCTGGGCGTCAACCGCGACCTATCGGCGCTGCCCCATTGGACGACCTACCTGCTGGACAAACCGCTGCTGATCGCCGGCGAAGAGCGCACGGCCGTAGCCGTGAAACATTTTTGCTTCGACCCCAGCCTGGCCCCGGCGGGCAAATCTGTCATCCACCTGACCCTGGAGAGCAATCATGGGTATTGGCAGCGCATATACGGCCGTCGCCTCTACGACACCGAGCAGCTTCAGGTAGCCGACATTTTGATTGACTTTCTGGAAACCAAATATCCAGGCATCCGCGCCGACATTGAGATGAAAGACGTGGCGACCCCCCTCAGCTACGAACGCTACACCGGCAACTGGCTCGGCTCCACCTGCGGCTGGCTGCTCACCGACAAAACGATGATGATGATGGTGAAAGGCATGAGCAAAACGCTGCCCAACCTGGAGGGTTTTTACATGGCCGGGCAGTGGGTGGAGCCAGGCGGCAGCGTGCCCATCGTCGCCATGTCTGGGCGCAACGTGATTCAGTTGATTTGTCATCGGGATGGGCGGGAATTTGTGACGGCGACCGCCTGA
- a CDS encoding YkgJ family cysteine cluster protein: MDCRRGCGACCIAISISSPIPGMPGGKPAGVRCVNLSADNECTIHGQANYPEVCRRLRPDPEMCGATFAEAMIYLTQLEILTMPATKIA; encoded by the coding sequence ATGGATTGTCGGCGTGGCTGCGGGGCGTGTTGTATTGCTATCTCCATATCGTCACCCATTCCTGGTATGCCCGGCGGCAAACCGGCCGGTGTACGCTGCGTCAATCTGTCCGCCGACAACGAGTGTACTATTCACGGCCAGGCCAATTACCCTGAAGTTTGCCGTCGGTTAAGGCCCGACCCGGAGATGTGCGGCGCAACATTTGCCGAGGCGATGATTTACCTGACCCAACTGGAAATTCTGACAATGCCGGCCACAAAAATTGCCTGA
- a CDS encoding glutamate--tRNA ligase codes for MSVRLRFAPSPTGYLHIGGARTALFGWLFARRFGGQFVLRIEDTDEKREVAGAAANIMASMRWLGITWDEGPDVGGPYGPYVQTERAALYQEWAHWLVDNGYAYKCFATPEELEEMRVVLQAKGDMSGYDRRYRDYPADKAAELVAQGKPYVIRFKMPLDGVTVVEDMIRGPVTFENSQLTDYVLLKSSGLPTYHLAHVVDDHFMKISHITRGDEWLSTAPLHFQLWQAFGWERPYYAHMPVILNPSGKGKLSKRSQSFQDGQWQVLVRVEEFEEQGYLPQAVNNFLINVGWSSGDDQEIFTVEDIVPRFDLQDVNAAPTSLPYAKLDWINGQHIQQMDPLDLVKAIKPFLEAAGYEVNVAALLAVVPAMRVRLKRLTEAVDLLHFLFADDEPLVLTVADLTHNQLPLAAAVQGYEQVREFVRQTAVYDLETISAAITQIGERVTTTGKAGPFLGKLRLAITGQQVSPPVFESMLALGRARTAVRLDEALQILMADTSG; via the coding sequence ATGAGCGTTCGTTTACGTTTTGCCCCTAGTCCGACGGGGTATTTGCACATCGGCGGCGCACGCACCGCTCTGTTTGGTTGGCTGTTTGCCCGGCGTTTTGGCGGGCAGTTCGTATTGCGCATTGAAGACACGGATGAAAAGAGAGAAGTCGCCGGCGCGGCGGCAAACATTATGGCTTCTATGCGTTGGTTGGGCATTACCTGGGATGAAGGCCCAGACGTGGGTGGCCCTTATGGCCCTTATGTGCAAACCGAGCGGGCCGCGCTTTACCAGGAATGGGCGCATTGGCTGGTGGATAATGGTTACGCCTACAAATGTTTTGCCACCCCCGAAGAGCTGGAAGAGATGCGCGTGGTACTTCAGGCCAAAGGGGACATGTCTGGCTATGACCGGCGCTACCGCGATTATCCGGCGGACAAGGCAGCGGAACTGGTAGCGCAGGGCAAGCCTTATGTCATCCGCTTCAAAATGCCGCTGGATGGCGTGACGGTGGTGGAAGACATGATTCGCGGCCCGGTGACGTTTGAAAACAGCCAACTGACTGATTATGTGCTGCTCAAATCCAGCGGTCTGCCGACCTATCATCTGGCGCATGTGGTTGATGACCATTTTATGAAGATCAGCCATATCACGCGCGGGGATGAGTGGTTGAGTACCGCACCGCTGCATTTTCAGTTGTGGCAGGCGTTTGGTTGGGAACGGCCGTATTACGCCCATATGCCCGTCATCCTCAACCCTAGTGGTAAGGGCAAACTGAGCAAACGCAGCCAATCCTTTCAGGATGGGCAGTGGCAGGTGTTGGTCCGCGTGGAAGAATTTGAAGAGCAAGGTTACCTGCCACAAGCGGTCAACAATTTTTTGATCAACGTGGGTTGGTCGTCGGGCGACGACCAGGAAATTTTTACGGTGGAAGACATTGTGCCGCGCTTTGATTTGCAGGATGTAAACGCCGCGCCGACCAGCCTGCCTTATGCCAAATTGGATTGGATCAACGGCCAGCACATTCAGCAAATGGACCCATTGGACCTGGTGAAAGCCATCAAACCATTTCTGGAGGCGGCCGGTTATGAGGTCAATGTGGCAGCCCTGCTGGCGGTGGTTCCGGCGATGCGCGTGCGCCTGAAGCGCCTGACGGAGGCGGTGGATTTGCTGCATTTCCTCTTTGCCGACGATGAGCCACTGGTATTAACGGTGGCTGATTTGACCCATAATCAACTGCCCTTGGCAGCGGCCGTGCAGGGATATGAACAGGTGCGGGAATTTGTGCGGCAAACGGCCGTCTACGACCTGGAAACCATCAGCGCCGCCATCACCCAGATTGGTGAACGTGTGACGACCACCGGCAAAGCCGGGCCGTTCCTGGGCAAGCTGCGGTTGGCGATTACCGGGCAGCAGGTGTCGCCGCCGGTGTTTGAGTCTATGTTGGCGTTGGGGCGGGCGCGCACGGCCGTGCGGTTGGACGAGGCGCTGCAAATCCTGATGGCTGACACATCTGGTTAA
- a CDS encoding HAD family hydrolase, translated as MSPRIQLIALDLDGTLLSDDGTVSPRNTWAVRTAVAQNVQVILATGKTRSSAVALLPQLGISSPGVFTQGLVIHNADGSVRHETWLDQETSVQAITFALQQQLAHHAYCGSNIFTAYDNPYSHRLHEQYHEPLPQVIGPFLAQIDGLRINKFLVSDEQNNDVTRRRLTDLLGDRAVVTQAVSGYIEILPPGASKGRGVQRLLADLGIPPSAMLAIGDGENDLEMLQMAGVGVAMGNAKSTVKAVADYVTADNNHSGVAEAIERFVLNV; from the coding sequence ATGTCACCTCGCATCCAATTAATCGCCCTCGATCTCGACGGCACACTGCTTTCTGATGATGGGACTGTTTCGCCGCGTAACACCTGGGCGGTGCGAACGGCCGTTGCCCAAAACGTCCAGGTCATCCTGGCAACCGGCAAAACCCGCAGTTCGGCCGTGGCGCTGCTGCCCCAACTAGGCATATCCAGTCCCGGCGTTTTCACCCAGGGCCTCGTCATCCACAACGCCGATGGCTCAGTGCGCCATGAAACATGGTTGGATCAGGAAACGTCCGTGCAAGCCATCACCTTTGCCCTACAACAACAGCTTGCCCACCACGCCTACTGCGGCAGCAACATCTTCACCGCCTACGACAACCCCTACAGCCACCGCCTGCACGAACAGTACCACGAACCCCTACCCCAGGTCATCGGCCCCTTTCTGGCGCAGATAGACGGGCTGCGCATCAACAAGTTCCTCGTCAGCGACGAACAAAACAACGACGTCACCCGCCGCCGCCTCACAGACCTGCTGGGCGACCGCGCCGTCGTCACCCAGGCGGTGTCTGGTTACATCGAGATTCTACCGCCCGGCGCGTCTAAAGGGCGCGGCGTGCAGCGGCTGCTGGCCGACCTGGGCATCCCGCCATCGGCCATGTTAGCCATTGGCGATGGCGAAAATGACCTGGAAATGCTGCAAATGGCCGGCGTCGGTGTGGCCATGGGCAACGCCAAGTCCACCGTCAAAGCTGTCGCCGATTATGTCACCGCCGACAACAACCACAGCGGCGTCGCCGAAGCCATTGAGCGGTTTGTGTTGAACGTCTGA
- a CDS encoding EamA family transporter, whose amino-acid sequence MTLWPFALILLSTFTHAWWNFLAKRADQKDIFFGLSKIAEVVVFVLPFGWIVARNGFAPPGYHGRIWLYILVAAGLIFAYYIFLAQAYKRVDLSVAYPVARSSVLFLPFLAYFFLGETIDVVGATAVALVVVGVLVIQLKSFHRDDVGRLLGQMRQPGIVFALLTALTVAGYTLWDKTAVSHFHPFVYYYSYTAVSCLLYLVLLSRFPRPQIRQEWQRHGRAIVLVAILDVLTYVMVLYALTVSKATYAGTLRQFSLVVAVFLGWRFLGEPLPPPKLVGVALLISGAVLTLLAR is encoded by the coding sequence ATGACTCTCTGGCCCTTTGCCCTCATTTTGCTTTCTACCTTCACCCATGCCTGGTGGAACTTTCTCGCCAAACGCGCCGACCAGAAAGACATCTTTTTTGGCCTCAGCAAAATTGCCGAAGTCGTCGTGTTTGTTTTGCCGTTTGGCTGGATTGTGGCGCGCAATGGCTTCGCTCCCCCCGGCTACCACGGGCGCATCTGGCTGTATATCCTGGTGGCCGCCGGGCTTATTTTTGCCTACTACATTTTTTTGGCCCAGGCATACAAGAGGGTGGATTTGTCCGTCGCCTACCCTGTCGCTCGCTCCAGCGTCTTGTTTTTGCCCTTTCTGGCCTACTTTTTTCTGGGGGAGACGATTGACGTGGTAGGGGCAACGGCCGTTGCTCTGGTAGTTGTTGGCGTGCTGGTCATCCAACTAAAATCCTTTCACCGCGACGACGTAGGCCGTCTGCTCGGCCAAATGCGCCAGCCGGGCATCGTGTTTGCCCTGCTGACGGCGCTGACGGTGGCCGGGTATACCTTGTGGGACAAAACGGCCGTGTCCCATTTCCACCCGTTTGTGTATTACTACAGCTATACGGCCGTGTCCTGCCTGCTTTACCTGGTCCTGCTGAGCCGTTTCCCTCGCCCCCAAATCCGCCAGGAGTGGCAGCGCCACGGGCGCGCCATCGTCCTGGTTGCCATCCTGGACGTGCTGACCTATGTGATGGTGTTGTACGCCCTCACTGTTAGCAAAGCCACCTACGCGGGCACATTGCGCCAGTTTAGTCTGGTAGTGGCCGTTTTTCTCGGTTGGCGCTTTTTAGGTGAACCATTACCGCCACCCAAACTCGTCGGCGTTGCCCTGCTCATCAGCGGCGCCGTCCTCACCCTGCTCGCCCGCTAG
- a CDS encoding peptidoglycan DD-metalloendopeptidase family protein: protein MNFWQKSLTAVPLCLLFLMTGCRQTDPSLAPLAQQPSPKAAFTLTATPLPTASPTPPPTASQTPVPSPTPSPSPTATATATAVPLSLNGNPRAAQLANLPPPQRAAACGVVDILDFPIDPPDAANVSRGGGDFGVFRDRYGKYHAGEDWGAPGGLSNFGHPVYNIGHGRVMYAESEGWNRDKGVVIIEHVLADGRSFYSFYGHLDPPSVLLEPGDCIQRGQTVGNIGRPRSSPHLHFEVRTHMPYTPGPGYWPEDPTTAGWLPPSQTIWNQRMAGAPGVLWLRPFLPNSVDPIGQPDAATFLLREGEQVTAVGLADGRWQPLRLDGEAVYSAVLSGEVLIVADREGQVRAFGWLNGTAEPMWRVDLGVNGALTLWPLPGGGLVAGLGTRLWGLADGAVQWTTDEGARPLAWAATDDALLLSTTGSDEALWAITGAHPPQKIAPFSGYPLVAAGVPWLVSANGLYRLAEGSAAELVMALHPAQLRRSTAAALPDGGLLLAHSDPFDQRLIALDGNGSLRWQRSFAGLSASQVTLLTTNSSAYLAARGGNGELKVYAVDAETAVLTHIFTGGTRSGGWGDGWVTAVGDNLLLYPGGGSILTLDPESAQDQINAIRP from the coding sequence TTGAACTTTTGGCAAAAATCATTAACGGCCGTCCCCCTTTGCCTCCTTTTCCTGATGACCGGCTGCCGACAAACCGACCCATCACTCGCACCCCTGGCGCAGCAGCCATCGCCAAAGGCTGCCTTCACCCTGACTGCCACACCACTGCCAACCGCCTCGCCAACGCCGCCGCCCACCGCCAGCCAGACACCGGTTCCCTCTCCGACGCCATCGCCCAGCCCCACGGCAACGGCAACCGCGACGGCCGTTCCCCTCAGCCTCAACGGCAATCCGCGCGCCGCCCAATTAGCCAATCTGCCTCCCCCCCAACGCGCCGCCGCCTGCGGCGTTGTGGACATTCTGGACTTCCCCATAGACCCACCAGACGCCGCCAACGTCAGCCGCGGCGGCGGCGACTTTGGCGTCTTCCGCGACCGTTACGGCAAATACCACGCCGGGGAAGATTGGGGTGCGCCGGGCGGTTTGTCTAACTTTGGGCATCCGGTCTACAACATCGGTCACGGCCGGGTGATGTATGCCGAGTCAGAAGGGTGGAACCGCGACAAAGGGGTGGTCATCATCGAGCATGTGCTGGCCGACGGCCGTTCCTTTTACTCCTTCTACGGCCACCTCGACCCGCCTTCGGTGCTGCTAGAGCCAGGCGACTGCATCCAGCGCGGCCAAACCGTCGGCAATATCGGTCGGCCGCGCTCCTCGCCCCACCTGCATTTTGAGGTTCGCACCCACATGCCCTATACGCCCGGGCCAGGCTATTGGCCCGAAGACCCGACCACCGCTGGTTGGCTGCCGCCGTCACAAACCATCTGGAACCAGCGCATGGCTGGCGCGCCGGGCGTGCTGTGGTTACGGCCGTTTCTCCCCAACAGTGTGGATCCCATCGGGCAGCCCGACGCGGCAACCTTCCTGCTACGCGAAGGCGAACAGGTAACAGCGGTAGGATTGGCTGACGGCCGTTGGCAGCCCCTCCGTCTGGACGGCGAAGCCGTGTACAGCGCCGTATTGTCCGGCGAGGTGCTGATTGTGGCCGACCGGGAAGGTCAGGTGCGCGCCTTCGGCTGGCTCAATGGCACGGCGGAACCAATGTGGCGCGTAGATTTAGGCGTCAATGGCGCGCTGACATTGTGGCCGCTGCCTGGCGGTGGCCTGGTCGCCGGGCTGGGCACGCGGCTGTGGGGGCTGGCTGATGGCGCAGTGCAATGGACGACGGATGAGGGCGCACGGCCGTTGGCCTGGGCCGCCACCGACGACGCCTTGCTCCTCTCTACCACCGGCAGCGATGAGGCGCTCTGGGCCATCACTGGCGCACATCCACCGCAAAAAATCGCCCCGTTTAGCGGCTATCCACTGGTTGCGGCAGGCGTTCCCTGGTTGGTATCTGCCAATGGGCTGTATCGGCTGGCGGAAGGGAGCGCAGCCGAACTGGTGATGGCGCTGCATCCGGCCCAACTGCGGCGCAGCACGGCCGCTGCCCTGCCGGACGGCGGCCTGCTGCTGGCCCATTCCGACCCCTTCGACCAACGCCTCATCGCCCTGGATGGCAATGGATCCCTACGTTGGCAGCGCTCCTTCGCCGGGCTGTCGGCCAGCCAGGTAACGCTGCTGACCACCAACAGCAGCGCATATCTGGCGGCGCGGGGCGGCAATGGCGAGTTGAAAGTGTATGCGGTGGATGCGGAAACGGCCGTGCTGACGCACATCTTCACCGGCGGCACACGGTCTGGAGGATGGGGGGATGGCTGGGTAACGGCCGTGGGTGACAACCTGCTGCTCTACCCCGGCGGCGGTTCTATCCTGACGCTGGATCCAGAATCCGCACAGGACCAGATAAACGCTATCAGGCCATAG
- a CDS encoding ROK family protein, with amino-acid sequence MTSHPTAPYYLAFDFGGTKLSAARLAVGETAWQARRRVLSPPGADAAYDIATMIRLGRELSSGQRPFAIGVSFGGPVNHQTGTVYLSHHVPGWTNTPLQAILEETFAAPTRVDNDANTAALGEYHFGAGRGVDSLLYVTVSTGVGGGWILNGRPWRGHQGLAGEIGHTVADPAGPQCLCGKRGCVERLASGPYMAQDLAARGIIRQTEPLTGQQVAELATQGQPDARAILRRGAWALGIGLGHAANLINPQRFILGGGVTKSGDLWWDVVRQTAVATALPEFHFDIVAATLGDDAPLWGAISLAHDG; translated from the coding sequence ATGACCTCCCATCCTACAGCTCCCTACTACCTGGCGTTTGATTTTGGCGGCACAAAACTATCGGCGGCGCGTCTGGCGGTGGGCGAGACGGCCTGGCAAGCGCGGCGGCGCGTCCTTTCGCCGCCTGGCGCAGACGCGGCCTACGATATTGCGACGATGATCCGGCTGGGGCGGGAATTGTCCAGTGGGCAACGGCCGTTCGCTATCGGCGTCAGTTTTGGTGGCCCGGTCAACCATCAGACCGGCACAGTCTACCTCTCCCACCACGTGCCCGGCTGGACCAACACCCCGCTGCAAGCCATCCTCGAAGAGACCTTCGCCGCGCCCACCCGCGTGGACAACGACGCCAACACCGCCGCCCTGGGCGAATATCATTTCGGCGCGGGGCGGGGTGTGGACAGCCTGCTGTACGTCACCGTCAGCACTGGCGTGGGCGGCGGCTGGATTCTCAACGGCCGTCCCTGGCGCGGTCATCAAGGGCTGGCCGGCGAAATCGGCCACACCGTCGCCGATCCGGCCGGGCCACAGTGTCTCTGTGGCAAACGGGGCTGCGTCGAACGGCTGGCTTCCGGCCCCTACATGGCCCAGGATTTGGCGGCTCGCGGCATTATCAGGCAGACTGAGCCTCTCACCGGGCAGCAGGTGGCCGAATTGGCCACGCAAGGCCAGCCCGATGCCCGCGCGATATTGCGGCGCGGGGCATGGGCGTTGGGTATAGGACTCGGACACGCCGCCAACTTGATCAACCCGCAGCGCTTCATCCTGGGCGGCGGCGTCACCAAGTCCGGCGACCTGTGGTGGGATGTGGTGCGGCAAACGGCCGTCGCCACCGCCCTGCCCGAATTCCACTTCGATATCGTTGCGGCCACCCTCGGCGACGACGCGCCGCTGTGGGGCGCCATCAGTCTGGCACATGATGGATGA